A section of the Alphaproteobacteria bacterium genome encodes:
- a CDS encoding CDGSH iron-sulfur domain-containing protein, giving the protein MDKSLQNPYPILVEAGKKYFWCACGQSQKQPFCDGAHKGTTMTPYMYEAQETMTVWFCGCKATSTQPLCDGSHTKVNIS; this is encoded by the coding sequence ATGGATAAATCCCTTCAAAATCCTTATCCTATTCTGGTTGAAGCTGGCAAAAAGTATTTTTGGTGTGCATGTGGCCAAAGTCAAAAACAGCCATTTTGTGATGGGGCCCATAAAGGAACCACTATGACACCCTATATGTATGAGGCCCAAGAAACAATGACAGTTTGGTTTTGTGGCTGTAAAGCTACATCAACCCAGCCTTTATGTGATGGTAGCCACACTAAGGTTAATATATCATGA